The Drosophila nasuta strain 15112-1781.00 chromosome 2L, ASM2355853v1, whole genome shotgun sequence genome window below encodes:
- the LOC132787026 gene encoding serine/threonine-protein kinase 11-interacting protein isoform X3 → MDPQKITELANLLRKNGDKILSSEFTLTLSGPLLRGLNDSFALIADSDIGFGAGLGTSQQNSQAFQVVKPFNGKSSVFSDLQLLHDFVQKTTLLKLNYFPSEHYFEGAIDICKFRALRRLEVHKINICQVVGIQALRSQLQHLICIKSLNSVEDIITHCGGDNSNGFVWNELQTADFSYNNLRGIDTALEFAQHLQHLNLRHNKLISVSAIKWLPHLKTLDLSYNCLTQFPLFHAEACKRLQSLNISNNYVEELLDLTKLDALTNMDLSDNCLLEHSQLLPLSVLMTLTTLNLQGNPLACHPKHRLATAQYLHKNTSTVKFVLDFEPMSKPEKAMTGSQQLRNVGTMGHRIASSYLSINSSRGSVNTPASSIGSQRSISMRGRDSSSEAEQQAPQETQIVKRRTKKLRSVEIAEHGEEFAKEATAITDPINVSAVPEQEAPDGSHLETKKKIETLRMKYGNEWLQSGNAELMLGISATQPSEQRRHDARQELNEFLGEFSADYQPEPQSQLQSDELNISSTPTNGAHWTSPLNDTLTPIKLDVDNTDKDETQATVYESCDNTTETEYQSMNNTLQEEKDEQREPEIDKHREVLNLYGSSSAEQEEEPVSDEEPDEKLYIVCHAHKTSEPLFLTISSNYIREKDALNERTKTKWSLRVLESCERIKSNTLRVNFDTMQKHKQERVYYADNALCQEIEKKLRDILSQRDLTEMNFTIYKCINCGLKFTRERNKKSYKTSELRCPNCSKDFVAEVHDESGSLEKTKGAAMEPKLSPALIVDESPVGTPLMLQSKEDNQSIGSANSLNESSSCSKITNSQCSFDSNRSVVGSSNTERDLEFRANESDVDIISNPSQSSIEVLDPNFVQSASRKTSEERRIAQIPNLQTIDDDHSQAQSFIEREFGQLLAARSKSTANEESIETTAEDTTPKSKTLAQVQLTESSSSGSVTDSICTTYEQQSKQQHQLQPQDKGQLLATNDPIVIHNLLHAEPNVSTHQHHHNNNNIEVAGVSENGHLKKGEEAGLSSVFGALFQSTNVLMSSSKKLIDSESTASGVQPYKFNYSDFNDIDHRLKLYFYQTKFKDAGEHFKWLAKGRIFNEQTQTVRDGLLIISTSKCYLMEAYAPPLDDVSKWLRQVTSATINRLTRVQCLPWKLGLSFTLRNWGNFALLLQDMLRTDSLLLYLSDNPLPSNCELIQDPSDAVLQRLNALITEPLKMCTVLSGCRWTCGQDKRNFEVCTLLTSDTQLQVVGNGRFNWLTTNVEQKPQLELSLTQQMSNLVEAERVTDCEYKINFLDETENQCELWHLQFETQANAECCLDVIGKSWEQLFGVPFSYSGM, encoded by the exons ATGGATCCTCAAAAGATAACCGAATTGGCCAATTTGCTGCGCAAAAATGGTGACAAAATCCTTAGCTCGGAATTTACCTTGACCTTATCAG GTCCATTGCTACGCGGTTTGAATGATTCCTTTGCGTTAATCGCTGACAGCGACATTGGATTCGGAGCTGGATTGGGGACATCGCAGCAGAACTCGCAGGCATTCCAAGTGGTTAAGCCATTCAATGGCAAATCGAGTGTGTTTTCCGACCTCCAGCTGCTGCATGATTTTGTGCAGAAAACAACGTTGCTCAAGCTTAACTATTTCCCCAGCGAACATTACTTCGAGGGTGCCATCGACATATGCAAATTCCGTGCACTGCGTCGCCTGGAGGTGCACAAGATTAACATCTGTCAGGTGGTTGGCATCCAAGCGTTGCGTTCGCAGCTGCAACACTTGATCTGCATCAAGAGTCTGAACAGTGTGGAGGACATTATAACGCACTGTGGTGGTGACAACTCGAATGGCTTCGTTTGGAACGAACTGCAAACGGCAGATTTTAGCTATAACAATCTGCGTGGCATTGATACTGCTCTGGAGTTTGCCCAACATCTGCAGCATCTAAATCTGCGGCACAATAAACTAATCAGTGTGTCTGCCATTAAGTGGCTGCCACATCTAAAAACACTTGATCTAAGCTACAATTGCTTGACGCAATTTCCGCTGTTTCATGCCGAGGCTTGCAAGCGACTACAGTCActcaacatcagcaacaactacGTGGAGGAGCTGCTCGACTTGACCAAACTAGATGCTCTGACGAATATGGATCTATCGGACAACTGTCTCCTAGAGCATTCGCAGCTGTTGCCGCTGAGTGTTCTGATGACACTGACCACTCTAAATTTGCAGGGTAATCCACTGGCATGTCATCCAAAACATCGCTTGGCGACAGCACAATATCTGCACAAGAATACATCCACTGTTAAGTTTGTGCTGGACTTTGAGCCCATGTCAAAGCCAGAGAAGGCAATGACGGGCAGCCAACAGCTGCGAAATGTGGGCACCATGGGTCATAGAATCGCCAGCAGTTACTTGTCTATAAATAGCTCACGGGGATCTGTTAATACGCCCGCATCTAGCATTGGCTCGCAGCGTTCGATATCGATGCGAGGCAGAGATTCATCATCTGAAGCAGAGCAACAAGCGCCACAAGAGACGCAAATAGTTAAACGACGCACCAAGAAGCTGCGCAGCGTGGAGATAGCAGAGCATGGCGAAGAGTTTGCAAAGGAAGCGACTGCTATAACAGATCCTATCAACGTAAGCGCTGTTCCGGAACAAGAGGCCCCTGATGGTAGCCATTTGGAGACAAAGAAAAAGATCGAGACATTGCGCATGAAATATGGTAACGAGTGGTTGCAGTCGGGCAATGCAGAACTAATGCTGGGCATAAGCGCAACACAGCCCAGCGAACAGAGACGTCACGATGCACGCCAAGAGCTCAACGAGTTTCTGGGCGAGTTTTCTGCAGACTATCAGCCTGAACCTCAGTCTCAACTCCAATCTGACGAACTCAATATTAGCTCCACGCCCACGAATGGGGCACATTGGACCTCGCCTCTGAATGACACATTGACGCCCATTAAACTAGATGTCGACAACACCGACAAGGACGAGACTCAGGCAACAGTTTACGAATCATGTGATAATACCACGGAAACGGAATATCAGAGCATGAACAATACACTGCAGGAAGAAAAAGATGAACAACGGGAACCAGAGATTGACAAGCATCGAGAAGTGTTGAATCTTTATGGATCGTCAAGTGCAGAGCAAGAAGAGGAGCCAG TCTCTGACGAAGAACCGGATGAGAAGCTTTACATTGTTTGCCATGCGCACAAGACTAGTGAACCTCTGTTCCTAACCATATCATCGAATTACATACGGGAAAAAGACGCACTGAACGAACG AACAAAAACTAAGTGGAGTCTCAGGGTGCTGGAGTCTTGTGAGCGCATTAAATCGAATACGCTGCGCGTCAACTTTGACACcatgcaaaaacacaaacaggaGCGCGTCTATTATGCGGACAATGCACTCTGTCAA GAAATCGAAAAGAAGCTGCGCGATATTCTTTCGCAGCGTGATCTCACCGAAATGAACTTTACCATTTATAAATGCATCAATTGTGGCCTTAAGTTTACCAGAGAACGTAATAAGAAGAGCTACAAGACATCAG AGCTACGTTGTCCCAATTGCTCTAAAGACTTTGTGGCAGAGGTGCACGACGAGTCTGGTTCGCTGGAGAAAACCAAAGGAGCTGCAATGGAACCGAAGTTGTCACCAGCGCTGATTGTAGATGAATCACCAGTTGGTACACCGCTGATGCTGCAGTCCAAGGAGGATAATCAAAGTATTG GATCGGCCAATTCACTTAACGAAAGCAGCTCCTGTTCGAAGATAACCAACTCACAGTGTTCGTTTGACTCCAATCGTTCAGTTGTGGGCAGTTCGAATACCGAACGTGATTTGGAGTTTCGTGCCAATGAGAGTGATGTCGACATCATATCCAATCCGAGCCAATCTAGTATTGAAGTGCTGGATCCCAATTTCGTGCAAAGCGCTAGTCGCAAAACCTCTGAGGAGCGGCGCATAGCACAAATACCCAATCTACAGACCATCGATGATGACCACAGCCAAGCACAAAGCTTCATTGAGCGTGAGTTTGGCCAACTGCTGGCGGCCAGATCCAAGTCAACAGCAAATGAGGAATCAATTGAAACGACAGCTGAAGATACAACGCCAAAATCCAAAACTTTGGCACAAGTGCAGCTGACGGAGAGCAGCTCATCTGGCTCGGTAACCGACAGCATTTGCACCACTTACGAGCAACAGagcaaacagcaacatcagctgCAGCCGCAGGATAAGGGTCAATTACTGGCAACAAATGATCCCATCGTTATACACAATTTGCTGCATGCCGAACCCAATGTTAGCACCCATCAGCATcaccacaacaataacaacattgaGGTGGCGGGTGTTAGCGAAAATGGACATCTGAAGAAGGGCGAAGAGGCTGGCCTCTCTTCTGTGTTTGGAG CTCTTTTTCAATCGACCAACGTCCTAATGTCCAGCTCAAAGAAGCTCATCGACTCAGAGTCGACTGCCAGCGGAGTGCAGCCCTACAAGTTTAACTACAGCGACTTTAACGACATCGATCACCGGCTAAAGCTGTATTTCTATCAGACAAAGTTCAAGGATGCTGGCGAGCACTTCAAGTGGCTGGCCAAGGGTCGTATTTTCAATGAACAAACGCAGACGGTGCGCGATGGTTTATTGATAATATCCACCAGCAAGTGCTATCTGATGGAGGCATATGCACCGCCCCTTGATGATGTATCCAAGTGGTTGCGTCAGGTAACAAGCGCTACCATTAATCGCTTAACGCGTGTGCAGTGTCTTCCCTGGAAATTGGGATTGTCTTTTACTCTGCGCAATTGGGGAAACTTTGCACTCCTGTTGCAGGATATGCTGCGCACCGACAGCTTATTATTGTACCTGTCGG ATAATCCGCTTCCGTCTAACTGCGAATTGATACAAGACCCGTCTGATGCCGTGCTTCAACGACTAAATGCGCTGATTACGGAGCCGCTTAAGATGTGCACTGTATTGAGTGGCTGCCGATGGACTTGTGGGCAGGATAAACGCAACTTTGAAGTCTGCACATTGCTAACTTCAGACACACAATTGCAAGTCGTCGGCAATGGCCGATTTAATTGGCTGACAACCAACGTGGAGCAGAAGCCACAGCTGGAACTTTCGTTGACACAACAGATGAGCAATCTAGTGGAAGCGGAACGAGTTACGGACTGCGAGTACAAAATCAACTTTCTGGACGAGACGGAAAATCAATGTGAACTGTGGCACCTTCAGTTCGAGACACAGGCTAATGCCGAATGCTGTCTGGACGTCATTGGTAAATCGTGGGAACAACTGTTTGGTGTGCCATTCAGTTATTCCGGAATGTAG
- the LOC132787026 gene encoding serine/threonine-protein kinase 11-interacting protein isoform X1, whose translation MDPQKITELANLLRKNGDKILSSEFTLTLSGPLLRGLNDSFALIADSDIGFGAGLGTSQQNSQAFQVVKPFNGKSSVFSDLQLLHDFVQKTTLLKLNYFPSEHYFEGAIDICKFRALRRLEVHKINICQVVGIQALRSQLQHLICIKSLNSVEDIITHCGGDNSNGFVWNELQTADFSYNNLRGIDTALEFAQHLQHLNLRHNKLISVSAIKWLPHLKTLDLSYNCLTQFPLFHAEACKRLQSLNISNNYVEELLDLTKLDALTNMDLSDNCLLEHSQLLPLSVLMTLTTLNLQGNPLACHPKHRLATAQYLHKNTSTVKFVLDFEPMSKPEKAMTGSQQLRNVGTMGHRIASSYLSINSSRGSVNTPASSIGSQRSISMRGRDSSSEAEQQAPQETQIVKRRTKKLRSVEIAEHGEEFAKEATAITDPINVSAVPEQEAPDGSHLETKKKIETLRMKYGNEWLQSGNAELMLGISATQPSEQRRHDARQELNEFLGEFSADYQPEPQSQLQSDELNISSTPTNGAHWTSPLNDTLTPIKLDVDNTDKDETQATVYESCDNTTETEYQSMNNTLQEEKDEQREPEIDKHREVLNLYGSSSAEQEEEPVSDEEPDEKLYIVCHAHKTSEPLFLTISSNYIREKDALNERTKTKWSLRVLESCERIKSNTLRVNFDTMQKHKQERVYYADNALCQEIEKKLRDILSQRDLTEMNFTIYKCINCGLKFTRERNKKSYKTSELRCPNCSKDFVAEVHDESGSLEKTKGAAMEPKLSPALIVDESPVGTPLMLQSKEDNQSIVGNKRLIANNTPNNRRSLMQTIKRSANSLNESSSCSKITNSQCSFDSNRSVVGSSNTERDLEFRANESDVDIISNPSQSSIEVLDPNFVQSASRKTSEERRIAQIPNLQTIDDDHSQAQSFIEREFGQLLAARSKSTANEESIETTAEDTTPKSKTLAQVQLTESSSSGSVTDSICTTYEQQSKQQHQLQPQDKGQLLATNDPIVIHNLLHAEPNVSTHQHHHNNNNIEVAGVSENGHLKKGEEAGLSSVFGALFQSTNVLMSSSKKLIDSESTASGVQPYKFNYSDFNDIDHRLKLYFYQTKFKDAGEHFKWLAKGRIFNEQTQTVRDGLLIISTSKCYLMEAYAPPLDDVSKWLRQVTSATINRLTRVQCLPWKLGLSFTLRNWGNFALLLQDMLRTDSLLLYLSDNPLPSNCELIQDPSDAVLQRLNALITEPLKMCTVLSGCRWTCGQDKRNFEVCTLLTSDTQLQVVGNGRFNWLTTNVEQKPQLELSLTQQMSNLVEAERVTDCEYKINFLDETENQCELWHLQFETQANAECCLDVIGKSWEQLFGVPFSYSGM comes from the exons ATGGATCCTCAAAAGATAACCGAATTGGCCAATTTGCTGCGCAAAAATGGTGACAAAATCCTTAGCTCGGAATTTACCTTGACCTTATCAG GTCCATTGCTACGCGGTTTGAATGATTCCTTTGCGTTAATCGCTGACAGCGACATTGGATTCGGAGCTGGATTGGGGACATCGCAGCAGAACTCGCAGGCATTCCAAGTGGTTAAGCCATTCAATGGCAAATCGAGTGTGTTTTCCGACCTCCAGCTGCTGCATGATTTTGTGCAGAAAACAACGTTGCTCAAGCTTAACTATTTCCCCAGCGAACATTACTTCGAGGGTGCCATCGACATATGCAAATTCCGTGCACTGCGTCGCCTGGAGGTGCACAAGATTAACATCTGTCAGGTGGTTGGCATCCAAGCGTTGCGTTCGCAGCTGCAACACTTGATCTGCATCAAGAGTCTGAACAGTGTGGAGGACATTATAACGCACTGTGGTGGTGACAACTCGAATGGCTTCGTTTGGAACGAACTGCAAACGGCAGATTTTAGCTATAACAATCTGCGTGGCATTGATACTGCTCTGGAGTTTGCCCAACATCTGCAGCATCTAAATCTGCGGCACAATAAACTAATCAGTGTGTCTGCCATTAAGTGGCTGCCACATCTAAAAACACTTGATCTAAGCTACAATTGCTTGACGCAATTTCCGCTGTTTCATGCCGAGGCTTGCAAGCGACTACAGTCActcaacatcagcaacaactacGTGGAGGAGCTGCTCGACTTGACCAAACTAGATGCTCTGACGAATATGGATCTATCGGACAACTGTCTCCTAGAGCATTCGCAGCTGTTGCCGCTGAGTGTTCTGATGACACTGACCACTCTAAATTTGCAGGGTAATCCACTGGCATGTCATCCAAAACATCGCTTGGCGACAGCACAATATCTGCACAAGAATACATCCACTGTTAAGTTTGTGCTGGACTTTGAGCCCATGTCAAAGCCAGAGAAGGCAATGACGGGCAGCCAACAGCTGCGAAATGTGGGCACCATGGGTCATAGAATCGCCAGCAGTTACTTGTCTATAAATAGCTCACGGGGATCTGTTAATACGCCCGCATCTAGCATTGGCTCGCAGCGTTCGATATCGATGCGAGGCAGAGATTCATCATCTGAAGCAGAGCAACAAGCGCCACAAGAGACGCAAATAGTTAAACGACGCACCAAGAAGCTGCGCAGCGTGGAGATAGCAGAGCATGGCGAAGAGTTTGCAAAGGAAGCGACTGCTATAACAGATCCTATCAACGTAAGCGCTGTTCCGGAACAAGAGGCCCCTGATGGTAGCCATTTGGAGACAAAGAAAAAGATCGAGACATTGCGCATGAAATATGGTAACGAGTGGTTGCAGTCGGGCAATGCAGAACTAATGCTGGGCATAAGCGCAACACAGCCCAGCGAACAGAGACGTCACGATGCACGCCAAGAGCTCAACGAGTTTCTGGGCGAGTTTTCTGCAGACTATCAGCCTGAACCTCAGTCTCAACTCCAATCTGACGAACTCAATATTAGCTCCACGCCCACGAATGGGGCACATTGGACCTCGCCTCTGAATGACACATTGACGCCCATTAAACTAGATGTCGACAACACCGACAAGGACGAGACTCAGGCAACAGTTTACGAATCATGTGATAATACCACGGAAACGGAATATCAGAGCATGAACAATACACTGCAGGAAGAAAAAGATGAACAACGGGAACCAGAGATTGACAAGCATCGAGAAGTGTTGAATCTTTATGGATCGTCAAGTGCAGAGCAAGAAGAGGAGCCAG TCTCTGACGAAGAACCGGATGAGAAGCTTTACATTGTTTGCCATGCGCACAAGACTAGTGAACCTCTGTTCCTAACCATATCATCGAATTACATACGGGAAAAAGACGCACTGAACGAACG AACAAAAACTAAGTGGAGTCTCAGGGTGCTGGAGTCTTGTGAGCGCATTAAATCGAATACGCTGCGCGTCAACTTTGACACcatgcaaaaacacaaacaggaGCGCGTCTATTATGCGGACAATGCACTCTGTCAA GAAATCGAAAAGAAGCTGCGCGATATTCTTTCGCAGCGTGATCTCACCGAAATGAACTTTACCATTTATAAATGCATCAATTGTGGCCTTAAGTTTACCAGAGAACGTAATAAGAAGAGCTACAAGACATCAG AGCTACGTTGTCCCAATTGCTCTAAAGACTTTGTGGCAGAGGTGCACGACGAGTCTGGTTCGCTGGAGAAAACCAAAGGAGCTGCAATGGAACCGAAGTTGTCACCAGCGCTGATTGTAGATGAATCACCAGTTGGTACACCGCTGATGCTGCAGTCCAAGGAGGATAATCAAAGTATTG tGGGCAACAAGAGGCTCATCGCTAATAACACACCAAACAATCGTAGGAGTTTGATGCAAACCATAAAAA GATCGGCCAATTCACTTAACGAAAGCAGCTCCTGTTCGAAGATAACCAACTCACAGTGTTCGTTTGACTCCAATCGTTCAGTTGTGGGCAGTTCGAATACCGAACGTGATTTGGAGTTTCGTGCCAATGAGAGTGATGTCGACATCATATCCAATCCGAGCCAATCTAGTATTGAAGTGCTGGATCCCAATTTCGTGCAAAGCGCTAGTCGCAAAACCTCTGAGGAGCGGCGCATAGCACAAATACCCAATCTACAGACCATCGATGATGACCACAGCCAAGCACAAAGCTTCATTGAGCGTGAGTTTGGCCAACTGCTGGCGGCCAGATCCAAGTCAACAGCAAATGAGGAATCAATTGAAACGACAGCTGAAGATACAACGCCAAAATCCAAAACTTTGGCACAAGTGCAGCTGACGGAGAGCAGCTCATCTGGCTCGGTAACCGACAGCATTTGCACCACTTACGAGCAACAGagcaaacagcaacatcagctgCAGCCGCAGGATAAGGGTCAATTACTGGCAACAAATGATCCCATCGTTATACACAATTTGCTGCATGCCGAACCCAATGTTAGCACCCATCAGCATcaccacaacaataacaacattgaGGTGGCGGGTGTTAGCGAAAATGGACATCTGAAGAAGGGCGAAGAGGCTGGCCTCTCTTCTGTGTTTGGAG CTCTTTTTCAATCGACCAACGTCCTAATGTCCAGCTCAAAGAAGCTCATCGACTCAGAGTCGACTGCCAGCGGAGTGCAGCCCTACAAGTTTAACTACAGCGACTTTAACGACATCGATCACCGGCTAAAGCTGTATTTCTATCAGACAAAGTTCAAGGATGCTGGCGAGCACTTCAAGTGGCTGGCCAAGGGTCGTATTTTCAATGAACAAACGCAGACGGTGCGCGATGGTTTATTGATAATATCCACCAGCAAGTGCTATCTGATGGAGGCATATGCACCGCCCCTTGATGATGTATCCAAGTGGTTGCGTCAGGTAACAAGCGCTACCATTAATCGCTTAACGCGTGTGCAGTGTCTTCCCTGGAAATTGGGATTGTCTTTTACTCTGCGCAATTGGGGAAACTTTGCACTCCTGTTGCAGGATATGCTGCGCACCGACAGCTTATTATTGTACCTGTCGG ATAATCCGCTTCCGTCTAACTGCGAATTGATACAAGACCCGTCTGATGCCGTGCTTCAACGACTAAATGCGCTGATTACGGAGCCGCTTAAGATGTGCACTGTATTGAGTGGCTGCCGATGGACTTGTGGGCAGGATAAACGCAACTTTGAAGTCTGCACATTGCTAACTTCAGACACACAATTGCAAGTCGTCGGCAATGGCCGATTTAATTGGCTGACAACCAACGTGGAGCAGAAGCCACAGCTGGAACTTTCGTTGACACAACAGATGAGCAATCTAGTGGAAGCGGAACGAGTTACGGACTGCGAGTACAAAATCAACTTTCTGGACGAGACGGAAAATCAATGTGAACTGTGGCACCTTCAGTTCGAGACACAGGCTAATGCCGAATGCTGTCTGGACGTCATTGGTAAATCGTGGGAACAACTGTTTGGTGTGCCATTCAGTTATTCCGGAATGTAG